The stretch of DNA GCAGGTGATCCTTTATCCGGCACTTGTGCAGGGAGAGGGAGCGGCGCAGAGTATCGTAAAGGGAATCCGGAAGCTGGATGAAGCAGGGGTGGACGTGATCATCGTCGGCCGTGGAGGTGGCTCTATTGAAGATCTCTGGGCCTTTAACGAGGAGAGCGTTGCCCGTGCTATTTTTGAGTGCAGGACACCGGTGATCTCGGCAGTGGGACATGAGACGGATTTTACCATTGCGGATTTTGTGGCAGACCTGCGGGCACCTACACCATCTGCTGCAGCAGAGCTGGCAGTGGATGATTTTCGCAGTGTTCTGGAGAGCTTTCATATGTACGGAGACCGTCTGCAGCGTGCTATGAACAGTAAGACAGAACTTTTTGCCGCAAAACTTAAGGCCTATGAGAACAGATTCCAGTATCTGAGCCCGGAGTCCATGTTACGTGAAAAACGTCAGTATGCATCGGAACTGGAGGAATGCCTGCGTTCTTCCATGGAACAAAAGCTTACAGAGAAAAGACATGAACTGGCAATATGGATCCAGCGGTTTGAGGGACTTTCTCCATTAAGAAAGCTAAATGGAGGATATGCATTTGTGTCCGACTCAGACGGACATGCGGTGACAGAGATCAGTCAGATAAAAAAAGGCGACAGGATCTCCATTGCAGTAACCGATGGAGTCATAGAAGCAGTTGCGGATCGCATCAGGAAGGAAGAGCGATAATGGCAGAGACAGAAGCAAAGAAAGAAGAGAAATCCATAGAAGATACTTTTGGGGAGCTTGATCTGCTTGCCCGGAAGCTGGAGGATAAAGAAACACCTCTTGAGGAGTCTTTCCGTCTCTACAGACAGGGAATGGAGCTCCTTAAGAATCTGAACGGAAGACTGGATACTGTAGAAAAAAAGATGCTTCAGATGAATGAGGATGGGACATTTCGTGAATTTTAAAGAAGAACTGAAAAGAAGAACAGAAGAAGCAGAACATGTGATCCGGGAATATCTTCCGGAAGAATCCGGTTTTGCAAAAACCATGGCAGAGGCCATGAATTACAGTATGACGGCAGGCGGAAAGAGACTCCGCCCGATCCTGATCAGGGAAACCTACGAGCTGTTTGGAGGAAAGGATAAGCTTTGTGAGCCTTTTATGGCGGCTATGGAGATGATCCATACACATTCGTTGATCCATGATGATCTCCCTGCACTGGATAACGATGATTACCGGAGAGGAAGGCTGACTACGCATAAAGTATACGGAGAGGCCATGGGAGTTTTAAGCGGCGTGGCACTCCTTAACAGAGCTTACGAAGTGATGCTTTCCGCTTTTGACCTGACCGGGGATAAAGACCGTGTGATAGCCGCCATGCGGATCATTGCAGATAAGACCGGCATCAACGGTATGCTAGGTGGACAGAGTGTGGATGTGGAAAATGATGGTAAACCTCTGGAACACGAGATGCTGGATTACATTTACAAAAACAAGACCTCCGCATTGATCGAGGCTTCCATGATGACCGGTGCTGTGCTGGCAGGGGCATCTGAGAAAGAACTTGAGGTTGTGGAACAGGCTGCAGAAAACATCGGGCTGGCTTTTCAGATCCAGGATGATATCCTTGATGTGACTAGCACCCAGGAGGAACTGGGAAAACCGATCCACAGTGATGAAAAGAACAACAAGGTTACCTATGTAAGTCTTGTTGGAACCCCGGCAGCAGCCAGCAGGGTT from Blautia sp. SC05B48 encodes:
- the xseA gene encoding exodeoxyribonuclease VII large subunit; this encodes MRNVYSVGQVNHYVKNMFTQDYFLRKVYVKGEVSNCKYHTSGHIYFSLKDETGTLSCVMFAGHRRGLAFRMKDGDKVVAGGIVDVYERDGRYQLYAKEITLEGAGALYERYLALKQELEDMGMFAQEYKQPIPHFIHTLGVVTAPTGAAVQDIRNIAGRRNPYLQVILYPALVQGEGAAQSIVKGIRKLDEAGVDVIIVGRGGGSIEDLWAFNEESVARAIFECRTPVISAVGHETDFTIADFVADLRAPTPSAAAELAVDDFRSVLESFHMYGDRLQRAMNSKTELFAAKLKAYENRFQYLSPESMLREKRQYASELEECLRSSMEQKLTEKRHELAIWIQRFEGLSPLRKLNGGYAFVSDSDGHAVTEISQIKKGDRISIAVTDGVIEAVADRIRKEER
- the xseB gene encoding exodeoxyribonuclease VII small subunit, with amino-acid sequence MAETEAKKEEKSIEDTFGELDLLARKLEDKETPLEESFRLYRQGMELLKNLNGRLDTVEKKMLQMNEDGTFREF
- a CDS encoding polyprenyl synthetase family protein gives rise to the protein MNFKEELKRRTEEAEHVIREYLPEESGFAKTMAEAMNYSMTAGGKRLRPILIRETYELFGGKDKLCEPFMAAMEMIHTHSLIHDDLPALDNDDYRRGRLTTHKVYGEAMGVLSGVALLNRAYEVMLSAFDLTGDKDRVIAAMRIIADKTGINGMLGGQSVDVENDGKPLEHEMLDYIYKNKTSALIEASMMTGAVLAGASEKELEVVEQAAENIGLAFQIQDDILDVTSTQEELGKPIHSDEKNNKVTYVSLVGTPAAASRVKELSDHAVELLEGLDRKNGFLDLLVESLVSRRK